From one Actinomyces sp. Marseille-P3109 genomic stretch:
- a CDS encoding aspartate kinase, translating into MALVVQKYGGSSVSDVDAIRRVARRIVATRQAGNTVVVVVSAMGDTTDELLDQAAALTTAPPAREMDILLSAGERISMALLAMAVTELGVPARAYTGAQAGVLTDSKYGKASIVGVLPERVARSIQTGAVAVVAGFQGINEVEDTTTLGRGGSDTTAVALAAALNADVCEIYTDVDGLFTADPRIVPTAKRIESLSSEETLELAAHGAKILHLRAVEYARRFGVPLHVRSSFSDKTGTWIYDGRREGAFVPSVVAAQLDDVVAADTATPGSPATPASPASADTPASPATQGDSPAASSSPSDPAGLDEGPSAAVVDTAHRNAIAARAQARPAFVPSVVAAQLDDVVAADTATPGSPATPASPASADTPASPATQGDSPAASSSPSDPAGLDEGPSAAVVDTAHRNAIAARAQARPRPSAKEDHVEAPVISGIAHDRSQDKITLVGVPDVPGAAARIFAIVAGTDANIDMIVQDVSAEGTGLTNISFTCPDGDSATAREALEAAREELGFRSLHFNPDIGILSLVGAGMRSNPGVSARLFGALSEAGVNIHMISTSEIRISVVVDDAALDEAVRAVHSAFGLDAQAAEAVVYGGTGR; encoded by the coding sequence CGACCGACGAGCTCCTCGATCAGGCCGCCGCCCTGACGACTGCCCCACCCGCCCGCGAGATGGACATCCTGCTGTCCGCCGGTGAGCGCATCTCCATGGCTCTGCTCGCCATGGCCGTCACCGAGCTCGGCGTGCCGGCGCGCGCCTACACCGGCGCCCAGGCCGGCGTCCTCACCGACTCCAAGTACGGCAAGGCCTCCATCGTCGGGGTGCTGCCCGAGCGCGTGGCCCGCTCCATCCAGACCGGCGCGGTCGCCGTCGTCGCCGGCTTCCAGGGCATCAACGAGGTCGAGGACACCACCACCCTGGGGCGCGGCGGCTCCGACACGACCGCGGTCGCCCTGGCCGCCGCTCTCAACGCCGACGTCTGCGAGATCTACACCGACGTCGATGGCCTGTTCACCGCCGACCCCCGCATCGTCCCCACCGCCAAGCGCATCGAGTCCCTCTCCAGCGAGGAGACCCTGGAGCTGGCCGCTCACGGCGCCAAGATCCTCCACCTGCGCGCGGTCGAGTACGCCCGGCGCTTCGGGGTGCCGCTGCACGTGCGCTCCTCCTTCTCCGACAAGACCGGGACCTGGATCTACGACGGCCGCCGCGAGGGAGCCTTCGTGCCCTCGGTCGTGGCCGCCCAGCTCGACGACGTCGTCGCCGCCGACACCGCGACGCCTGGTAGTCCTGCGACGCCGGCCTCCCCGGCCAGCGCCGACACTCCTGCGAGCCCGGCGACCCAGGGGGACTCTCCTGCGGCCTCCTCCTCGCCTTCAGACCCCGCCGGACTCGACGAGGGCCCCTCGGCCGCCGTCGTCGACACCGCCCACCGCAACGCCATCGCCGCGCGGGCCCAGGCCCGCCCNGCCTTCGTGCCCTCGGTCGTGGCCGCCCAGCTCGACGACGTCGTCGCCGCCGACACCGCGACGCCTGGTAGTCCTGCGACGCCGGCCTCCCCGGCCAGCGCCGACACTCCTGCGAGCCCGGCGACCCAGGGGGACTCTCCTGCGGCCTCCTCCTCGCCTTCAGACCCCGCCGGACTCGACGAGGGCCCCTCGGCCGCCGTCGTCGACACCGCCCACCGCAACGCCATCGCCGCGCGGGCCCAGGCCCGCCCCCGCCCGTCCGCCAAGGAGGACCACGTGGAAGCCCCCGTCATCTCCGGAATCGCCCACGACCGCAGCCAGGACAAGATCACGCTCGTGGGTGTGCCCGACGTCCCCGGCGCCGCCGCCCGCATCTTCGCGATCGTGGCCGGCACCGACGCCAACATCGACATGATCGTCCAGGACGTCTCCGCCGAGGGCACGGGCCTGACCAACATCTCCTTCACCTGCCCCGACGGCGACTCCGCCACCGCTCGCGAGGCCCTGGAGGCCGCCCGCGAGGAGCTGGGCTTCCGCAGCCTGCACTTCAACCCCGACATCGGCATCCTGTCCCTGGTGGGGGCCGGCATGCGCTCCAACCCGGGAGTCTCGGCACGCCTGTTCGGCGCCCTGAGCGAGGCCGGGGTCAACATCCACATGATCTCCACCTCCGAGATCCGCATCTCGGTGGTGGTCGACGACGCCGCACTCGACGAGGCCGTGCGCGCCGTCCACTCCGCCTTCGGCCTCGACGCCCAGGCCGCCGAGGCGGTCGTCTACGGAGGGACCGGACGATGA